DNA sequence from the Streptomyces tsukubensis genome:
AATGCGGTCCATCGGCTGCCGGACCGGACGGGCCGGAGCCCGGTCCATGAGGGTGCGGTACGGACCGGCCGGGCCTCGGGCCCGGCCGGAAGTGCCGTTCGTGCGGCAGCCGGTGTGTTCAGGGGGGTGACGTGACCACCGGGGTCAGTGGTGCAGGATCTTCGACAGGAAGTCCTTGGCGCGGTCGCTGCGCGGGTTGCTGAAGAACTCGTCGGGCGTGGCTTCTTCGACGATCCGGCCGTCGGCCATGAACACGACCCGGTTGGCCGCGGAGCGGGCGAAGCCCATCTCGTGGGTGACGACCACCATGGTCATACCGTCCCGGGCGAGCTGCTGCATCACTTCCAGCACCTCGTTGATCATCTCGGGGTCGAGGGCCGAGGTCGGCTCGTCGAACAGGATGACCTTGGGGTCCATCGCCAGCGCCCGGGCGATCGCGACCCGCTGCTGCTGGCCGCCGGACAGCTGGGCCGGGTACTTGTCGCACTGCGAGCCCACGCCCACACGGTCGAGCAGTTCCCTGGCCCGCCGCTCGGCCTCGTCCTTGTCCTTCTTGCGGACCTTGACCTGGCCCAGTACGACGTTCTCCAGGACCGTCTTGTGGGCGAACAGGTTGAACGACTGGAACACCATGCCGACGTCGGAGCGGAGCCGGGCGAGCTCCTTGCCCTCCGACGGCAGCGGCTTGCCGTCGATCGTGATCGACCCGGAGTCGATGCTCTCCAGCCGGTTGATCGTGCGGCACAGCGTCGACTTGCCGGAACCGGACGGCCCGATGACGACGACGACCTCGCCCCGGGCGATGCTCAGGTCGATGTCCTGGAGCACGTGCAGTGCACCGAAGTGCTTGTTCACATCACTCAGTACGACCAGCCCCTCGGCGGCGGGAACAGCATCCCCGTCGACCTTGGACATAGACACTCCGCTCATCGGCCCACAGCTCCCGTCCTCCTCGGTTGGGAGGACAGTAGTGACGCGGTGCGACCAGCGTCATTACATCTGAGCGGAAATTGAGGATAACGATCCGGCCTCGTCCGTATACGATGCGTGAGGAAGGCGGCCGGCGGCGTACCGGGTGGATAACGGAAACCGACGGTCTCCCGAATGTCTCTTGACTCTCCGTACCGGATCGGCCTTGATGCCGAGGTACACCATGTCGCGCGCCGGGTAAGGACCATCACCGGGGAGCGCGAACACATCGAAGGACCGACGGCCGCGGAGTCAGTACCGCGGCGGGGTGCCACGGACCGGAGGGGGGCCGTTGAGACTGCTGCTCGTCGAGGACGACAACCACGTCGCCGCAGCCCTGTCGGCCGTCCTCGCCCGGCACGGCTTCGACGTGGTGCACGCCCGCAACGGCGAGGAGGCCCTGCGGGCGGTCCTCCCCGCGACCCACCCCGGCAAGCCGCCCTTCGGAGTGGTGCTGCTCGACCTCGGCCTGCCCGACCAGGACGGCTACCAGGTCTGCGGAAAGCTGCGGAAGCTCACCTCCACTCCGGTGATCATGGTGACTGCGCGCGCCGACGTACGCTCACGGATCCACGGCCTGAACCTCGGCGCCGACGACTATGTCGTCAAGCCGTACGACACCGGTGAACTGCTGGCCCGTATCCA
Encoded proteins:
- a CDS encoding amino acid ABC transporter ATP-binding protein, with the translated sequence MSKVDGDAVPAAEGLVVLSDVNKHFGALHVLQDIDLSIARGEVVVVIGPSGSGKSTLCRTINRLESIDSGSITIDGKPLPSEGKELARLRSDVGMVFQSFNLFAHKTVLENVVLGQVKVRKKDKDEAERRARELLDRVGVGSQCDKYPAQLSGGQQQRVAIARALAMDPKVILFDEPTSALDPEMINEVLEVMQQLARDGMTMVVVTHEMGFARSAANRVVFMADGRIVEEATPDEFFSNPRSDRAKDFLSKILHH